In one window of Tachypleus tridentatus isolate NWPU-2018 chromosome 2, ASM421037v1, whole genome shotgun sequence DNA:
- the LOC143243847 gene encoding uncharacterized protein LOC143243847, producing MFHVFNSCNRGSRALILWCVVTFCVKTTQLLPVETNSLNFEVQAEDADIQIIKENILSQLGLDREPDISEVNISQSEMDRVLEIYRRNTRDIRAAPERKRTVRRFYTYRDEVPIQYQFRNGYFRTGRQQVLYFRLDFPGHERSRTRGLTVSSAMLSIYMVHRGSHHQVAGHRGRSNTVSVSDLPKHATIYIYQLQEPVNMENPVGYEESVHVNSSKRFYEPVQAKFPGIGRILFKY from the exons ATGTTTCACGTGTTTAACAGTTGTAACCGAGGGAGTCGAGCTCTGATTCTATGGTGTGTCGTGACTTTCTGCGTGAAGACAACCCAGTTGTTGCCGGTGGAAACCAACAGCCTCAATTTCGAAGTACAAGCTGAGGACGCAGACATACaaataattaaggaaaacattctCTCACAGCTTGGACTGGACAGAGAACCAGACATCTCCGAGGTTAATATCTCCCAGAGTGAGATGGACAGAGTCTTGGAAATCTATCGACGGAACACGAGAGATATCCGGGCAGCCCCAGAGAGAAAAAGAACTGTACGCAGGTTTTACACTTACAGAGACGAAG TGCCTATACAGTACCAGTTCAGAAATGGTTATTTTAGAACCGGAAGGCAACAAGTCTTATATTTTCGTTTGGATTTTCCTGGTCACGAGAGAAGCAGAACAAGAGGCCTAACTGTTAGTTCTGCCATGCTTAGTATCTACATGGTTCATAGAGGTAGTCATCATCAAGTAGCTGGCCATAGAGGGCGCTCTAACACAGTGTCTGTGAGTGACCTACCAAAACATGCCACTATATACATCTACCAGCTCCAAGAACCTGTAAACATGGAGAATCCCGTTGGATATGAGGAATCAGTTCACGTAAATAGTTCCAAGAGATTCTATGAACCTGTTCAGGCAAAGTTCCCCGGTATTGGCAGGATCCTGTTCAAGTACTAA